The window ttttccctgcaaacggctggcaggccgtttggcaggccgtttgcaggggccgtttgccaagccaagccgtttgcaagggccATTTGTCTGACCCATTTGGCAGGACGTTTGTGAGCCAGgtaagccatttggcaggccgtttggcttgcttggtcagctgaaattcctggatcataacttgatttcttgtctttcactgcttttgctctagaatctccgttttagctctgattctcttgattctttttgcaccgtctttgtaattacttgttcttcaattctaatcgaTGAAGTTGGTATTTTtccaacaaagttcgaatctttcttatttttgggccttaataccggggtaaaaacgtgactttttagccgatatcaaatatctcacacttagactttgcttgtcctcaagcaaactctcattttaccataagaaatcttttcggagtttcttttctaatagcctaagaggTTTGCTTTTTTTTATAAGAGCGAAAAAATAAGGTGAGTtgtctatgttatgattgaaactatctctacaagcatgtgaggaggttacatgacataggctagcttttacGGGTCagtcaaatcacacaagtgtttagggttccctatagatctaagaaattaaTTCACTCATAGCCTGTCATGTtgcacccatcatcataggcttgataaagactcaaatccttgctactaatgtgagaacggtagtaatcttagcttctacGTCATTTgacaatgatggaaaggaattttggagttgtAGTGAAGTCatttttgaggggtgagaaaaaggggtaatgtagtctttatgcaGAATTTTATTcgaatagataggagtgctgaaatgtctgagaagcacttttgaacttttcttcatttgataatcattttcggtcaagttcttcttcggcgtttctctttataagttctgccttTTTTCAgaattttggaattttttttttttaaagatttcatctcgagaaactttttgccggtaaactttttcatgacctttgccatgatacttgagaggtttataacatcgggttttcggaaggaatcttattttctggatttttcgagtaatagtaaagatgatgtggatgtggtggtggagtagaagtagtagaGGTACGAAAggattatttttgacaaatggctagctcttttgattataaccgaatcacgtttcacTGCTTTgaaaatgtagatctaaagcaagttctaattctgagcacagacatcggcactctcaacgaaagacagtgaagcattaaagatgaatgctggtcttatatgggatgcctcaccataatcaatttaggtagaTAATGCCTTAGCCATGCAATGctatattagagatttggttcaacctaacaagatttccaccctacttaagccttacttttatttacaaacgtttcaggtattcaaaaatactttttcgaaaaggctttctcttgttaaaaattttgaaatttggcttaagaatttggaatcttcataatgggttattttaatacaacataaaaagattataccaacatcccacaattacacgaacattgtcctcaatgttcctagtgtatcccacacttaagaGTTTAAGTTGAAGAATTggaagtatttgtctagtgtttaaatgggttggaatcccacacttagtgataagctaggatgtggcatagtttaaaTTTTGAGCTAGTAGCGGTAAGAAATAAATACCCCTAGTAGATGTGGCTATGATGATACTGGCTGGCtttcaatccttgcgtcttttattgatcggctcatttgtcatcctttattcttcttatctactttattgcacgggttgcctctcgagaagtgcttttgtttaaggtcattggctcggccgtagtgatgctttaaaagaaaacattcctcgctgatggttgtaatcttggtcttctcgagggaatgtgagtcttggtgggtagatcctgagaaagtgtcggaccaatagtggtagaagatctggtacttctcttgaagatcttctgaaagtaATTAAAGTGCAGTTTCGGCtcgtgataagtcttgaagtctgatgagaatatgatccacggctctgctagttgacccatgaatgtcaatcatagaagcagtgctggtggtgattatttctctgatgggatgctcattttggaggtcttcaaacaatgttagaaactgtatctttagaatctcgaagtctttgaaatggtgatctccacagtaagagtctgtagctttgcacagatttgttaaaagatgaagctgaaaagaagtgaacagcaatcctgacccgagcattaatgtcaccgtctttgagtatatctcccaacatccagctttgaatgtgaaacttggatctgtggattcatggaagatatgtgatatatgcttcgtaacgtaggtggcaatgttgactcgatctggttcaagatgagagaacggattgttgtgccttacttcctccgtaacagcgtctcgtaactctttgataatcagatcagcatggtgtcAATTCTTAcataaatcactagcctgtctggtgtgatttcgaaattatctctttccaagagagcgaaaaagctgtgaatatcctcgatcattttataatcagagtgataagtcgggcgtccggtggaaagatccatgtgcttctggatgagagtcagtagtgatcgttggtttgctgagaacggaagtgcagatccggctaaggcattgtaaaccttagagtaaatgatcttccgatcttgacagaatcttgtcttaagaatagtgcgaaccactgaattgtgctctcgtttccTTTCTTTtcaatagatatgatcgtgaagagtattgataaagtcttgaatgcgttctcctaggatttcaacatcattgtcttctctttggggATAGAGATTGTATTCTTCtccgatagccataattcgttctgttaagcgtagcgtgaaatcaattgttgatttacggatggcttcgagaatatcttcaaattcatcgatatcattgatgaaggttattatgtctgcgtgtgtagatatgaccgaaatccgatctgaagaagagtctggctccccttgatctgcttcggttggagagtgtgagttatattgaatgtcttcatgttgctcttcctcgtcatcatcgacatagtgttcttctgaggatgcgtttgatgaacgggtttcttcagtattctaattctccactttgatacttgcagggtcaatttctatatccttaacctcagccttgtcagtcttcttcttgaaacgaatgattaaactgtgaccttccgtctcaagcctcattaattcttcgtgatgcttaatgcttagagagggtattatcgtAGTTTATATTATGTCTTCCATTTCCTCTAACTTTTCAGATTCctcttcttcctctatttcttcgctgggatcctcttcttccatttctgggtcgtctacagactgtgattcgacacccatatcgatatcattggctggtggtgaacactcgtcatcgaaagtgatccgtctggtggaaatagcaaacatctctgcctgtccagaaagattggttggtcggtcaattttgaaggcaaCGCTCTCCctatgtgatcgcaagatcaaggtttgattgtacacatcaatgacagtcctagccgtattcatgagaggtcttcctaacactactggtgtgtaggtcatccttaatatccattactacgaaatccataggatacaagaatttgtcgactttcaccaagacgttctcaactatgcccttaggatatcgaattgtgtgatcggaaagttggattgtcattttagttggtgacaagtctcctaactctaatctcttgtagagagagtaggggattaggtttatacttgctcctaaatctgctagcgcatgaatggtttcagattggtagattgaacacgggaaaatgaatcggcttgtatctcctagctttggtggtagagagtttctgaataGTGCAGAGCATTCTtgactcagtggaattttgttagaatctggtatcctttcctttgtagagagaagccttcggaggtacctcttctggttggggactttggacatagtgtccaggaatcttccatcaagtttgaaggaatcaagcttggatggttcctcctgtagcctttcaggatagggtacacgaattggagttgcaggggtcagcttctaagtatatgtcaatttgttcttgagcctagttgaccttctccgtggttcttcctctgggattacggaatccaatttcttagcttcctctatgtggggattttggatagtattacttggtaaccttccatgtggtcgggtttcaaggcgttgtgataactgttcgagctgcgtctccagacttttgagcagagccaattgatttctcattagtatctccgtctgatcttatctggctgcagttctctgatttagctgttgttgtccttgaatgaactgagtcaactgatcatcagctccgagagtggggttagttgcttttgtaatctgggtggtaggggaattttcctcgactggggaaccagtgagtggaagtggttgattgtAGGTCAATTGAGactgttgggctggataaggtgggtagcgatagcgaaaaggctggttgcttcattgaaattgattaaccctaggtttttggttgaatccgggatttggtggacgagctgggtattgaacgtaacagactgaaccgtcagggttttcatactcaacttgatattcttcggtgggttgcgggttggtacaattaacacaagcatgagcttggttgacctactgtggctgcgtcttcaattctctaagttgtttagcgagagattccatcttattcATGAGGGACCTATTTTCCTTTTGTAGTCTCAAGCTTGTATGAGCCATTTCCAAAAGCTTCAGAGATTACGTATGGGCCTTCCCAAGTTGGACCCATCTTTCCTTCGTATTCCACCTTGCTAGTACTATTGACTCTCAGGACATAGTCCTCGACCTTGTACACTGATGGTTTGACTCGCTTGTTGTAATACTTCTCAATGGTTTTCTTGTAGGCTGCTTCTCGAATTAGTGCATCTTCCCTTCTTTCCTCCACGAGGTCAAGGTTAAGATGAAGGTTTTCATTGTTCTCCTTAAGGTTTGTGGTTCTGTTGGTTAATACATGTATTTCAGCGGGCAATACTGCCTCAGTGCCGTAAACCAAGCTATAGGGGGTTTCTCCGTTGCTCCTTTTAGGTGTGGTTCGGTGAGCCCATAGAAATAGGGGAAGTTCTTCCATCCATCCTTAGTGGCATTTCCCTAACCGCTTCTCGAGGCCTTTCAAGATATCCCTGTTGGTCACCTCAACCTGTCTGTTCCCTTGTGGGTGGTAAACAGAGGTAAAAGTTTGCTTTATCTGTAACCTCTCACAAAACCCAGGGAAGATGCCTTCGGCGAATTGTTTCCCATTATCAGAAACGATCTCTTGGGGTATCCCAAACTGACATACGATATGTTCCCAAACAAACTTTTCTATATGCTTCCCGGTTGTGGTGCTCAGTGGTTTTGCTTCTATCTACTTCGTGAAGTAGTCTATGGCGACTACTAACCATTTATAGCCTCCTGGTGCTTCGGTAAGTAGACCTACTATGTCTATACCCCATTTTGAGAAAGGCCATGCCGAAAGCACCGATATCAACTCTTGCTTTGGCTGCTTTTGAACTTTAGCATGGATTTGACATGGCTCACAGGTTCTTAAAAGTGTGACCGTATCTTCGTGCATTATTGGCCAATAGTACCCCATCCTTAGTATCTTTGCCACGATTGACCTTTGTCCAGAATGAAGCCCACATATGCCCTCATGCATTTCCCTGATGATCATCGAAGCTTGATTTGGTCCGACACATCGGAGCCACGGAGTGAGGAAGGATTTTCTATACAGGGCTCCGTTCATTATTTTGTATGACGGTGCTTTGATCCGGATCTTTTGCGCTTCCTTCTTATCTTCGGGCAGAATTCCAAGTTCTAAGTATTCCATCAGAGGCTTCATCCATGTGTTTTCTTCTTCTGTGATTAAGTCATGAACCTCCTGTACTTCGATGGACCTTTTCTCAAAAACTTCGACCAATACTTCTTTTGCTTAGTGCGCGAAGGTGATGGAGGCTAGCTTGCTCAGAGCATCCGCTTTCTTGTTCTGACTTCTTCTCACATGTTCGATGGTGAAGCTTTTGAGGCTTTCTACTAATTCCCTGACCTTTGACAAGTAGAGTTGTATTGTGGGTTGTCTTGCTTCGAAGACACCTAGAACCTAGTTGGCAACGAGTTAGGAATCCACAAAGGCTTGCAAATGCTCAATTTTCATTTCTTTGGCTATCCTAAGTCCGGCGAGCAGAGCTTCATATTCTTCTTCGTTATTGGTCGTGTTGAATTTGAAGCGAAGTGTGTATGTGAACTCCTGTCCTTCAGGGTTAATTAACATTAGCCCTGCCCCTGAGCCTTCAGAGCTTGAAGCTCCGTCGGTGAACAACTTCCATTCCTCCATTTCGGCAGACGGAGTGATAATTTGTGCGAAGGTGGAGTCACTCTCTTCGTTTATCCCTGTTATTTCTAACACGAAGTCTGCTAGCACTTGAGCATTTATTGAATGGCGGGCTTGGAAATCGAAGTCATGTTCTCTTAGTTCGATGGCCCATTTGGCCATTCGACCCGACTTTTCTGGCTTCATAAGTACCTGCCTGATTTGCTTATTAGTTAACACAATGACAGGATGAGCTTGAAAGTACCTTCGTAGTTTCCTGCCAGTATGTACTAAGGCGAGTGTAAGCTTCTCAAACTCTGGGTAGTTGACTTATGCACCTTGAAGAACCCGACTTACGAAGTATATGGGGACCTGTACCTTTTCTCGTTCTGTCACAAGTACCGCGCTGATGCATTCTTTGGAGGTTGCTAGGTAGAGATAGAGTGTTTCCCCTAGCTTCGGGGGTGTGAGGGCTGGCAGATTAGCTACATGTGCTTTCACATCTATGAAAGCTTGCTCCGCTTCTTCTGTCCATACTATCTTTTTATCCCCCAAGCATCCTTTTAGAACTTTAATGAAAGGTAGCTGCTTTTCAGCACCCCTGGAGAGAAAACGGCTTAATGACGCAAGCTTCCCATTTAAGCTCTGCATTTCTTTGACCGTGGTTGGAGTTTTGAGTTGCTGCAGCTTGTCCACTTTCTCTGGGTTTTCCAAGACTCCTTTCTTTGTGATGTAGTACCCCCAAGAACCTTCCTTCTTCTACCTCGAAGGAGCACTTCTTAggattgagcttcatgttgactctCCTAAGGGTGTCGAAGGTTTCCTGAACGTCCTTCAATAAAGTGCTTTCCTCGACACTTTTGATTACCATATCGTCGACATAAGCTTCTAGGTTTCTTGCAAGCTGCTTACGGAAAACTTTGTCGACAAGCCTTTGGTATGTCGCTCCGGCATTTTTTAGTCCAACTGGCATCTTCTTATAGTAATAAATCCCCTTGGTTGTGAAGAATGATGTCTGTTCTTCGTCCTCTTCGGCCATTTGAATCTGATGGTAACCCTTGTAAGCATCAAGAAAACACTTATATTTATATCCGGTTAGGGATTCCACCTTCCAATCAATTTTTGGCAGAGGGTAACAATCCTTCGGGCATGCTTTGTTGATGTTCGTAAAATCAACACACATTCTCCAACCTCCGTCTGACTTCTTTACCATGACAGGATTCACAACCCAGGTAGGGTATTTTGCTTCTCGGATTATATCAGCATGGAGTAATTCCTCTACTTCTTTACAAGCAGCCTCATCCCTTTCATTAGCGAGGTTTCTTTTCTTTTGATGTATCGGCTCTAGGTGCTGGTATTCGTTAAGCTTATGCTCTGTGGAAAACATTATATGCtgttgttattaaaacgaattatgtaaaataaaataaaaatagaatattataataattattatttacaacataactatatataaataaagtatagtaaaaataaatattaaatgattgtaatactcgtttgatgttccgattgatattaagcaaactaaattcaaacttatatgattttaaataaacggtgatccgaaaatgagatctataaattatagacttattaaaaacgtatttaggagctgtttgttaaattttagaactttttatattttactcagaattgagagggacagttgatgtaatttttatttaataaattaatgatcaaattttataccataatgaccaaaataaataaaactatttaatttaaaaatatgggatttttcagaagactttttatccaccactgacctacaacggaccacgatatatcatccgtgataaactgtcggcATATATTAACAAATTAAGTCTACTGTTTAATTTTTGTGGAAcacgttttctttatttttattattatattattattattattattattattattattattattattataatattgttATCAGTTAATTGAATCTATCCGTGAATTGATCATATGATTGAAAAGATTACAATTCGGTTACTATTTGGGCTACTGTGCTAAATTTCAATCTCTATTACTGTTTAAATCATGTgtgaagtaatatatatatatatatatatatatatatatatatatatatatatatatatatatatatatatatacacacacacacacacatggagATAGATTCAAAACTTCATCCTCTTCCTCTGCAAAACACTACAAACACCGCCACCTTCACCATACTCATCGTGACACCACCATAACTCCATCATCACACTTAAGCTCGATAAACCTCCCAACAACACCATGAACCACCATAACCGTCACCATCTCACCACTTGCATAAAAACCGAACACCTCGTTAATTTTAATTCGTTATTGTCATGTAAACTACAATCATCACCACCTCATCCCCTTGAACCACCACACGCCACTCTCGCTATCACTCTCTCATCCTATGTCTCTCTCTCGTTTTAATCATGGGTCGAACTAACCGAAGGAACCATCCACCACCGGCATAAAAATCAAACCCCCATAAAATTTTGATGTGATCACCTTCGGCTTCTGTTTGGACGAGTGACccgaacatcatcatcttcacttGCATAATCCATCACCTTTCACCATCTAGAAACAAAACCCATAACCATCATTTTTCTCCTATCATGGGTCCATCAACCGCCTTCAAATTCCATCCATCATCTCCACACCATCACTATACTGTTGCTGTTACTTCCTTCGTTGAACCACAAACACCACAACAACCATTTGAACCCACTCAACCATCAATAACTGTTATTAATTAACTGCTACAGCAGCTGTTATACTTCTGTCCTTCTATTTGTTTCAAACGATCAAACCCTGATGAACACCACCATTAACTACCGCTCATGCTCATTGTTGCTGCATACCTTTTACTTCTGTTCAAACCACCAATTAACTATCTTCGAACTAATCTATTTCGTTTTGGTATTATGTGCAACCTAGACCGAAACCCATATGGGTTTTCTGCTGATCGAATAAAACCCACCATCTTCCACAACCAAACCGAACACCACATACATATTACTGTTActgctatgtttttgttgttacttCAGTTCCTGCTAACTATTTAAATGAGAgaagaatgatgaagatgatttagAGAAGATGATGAACAGTGCACAATGGTGATTCACGTTAATACCGTGTAAATTTCTGCTGCTGCGTTTCAAATTTTTTTCTATTTCATTAACGATAATGATAGGCACATTTGATGAACCTGTTTGTTCATGTACACGACAACCGATTTATTCTGTTCGATCACCAAAATAACCtgcgaatttatatatatatgattatgttaTTGGGTCGCTACTACTGGATCACTATTGTTAGGCCACTAGGACTCGATTTATATTTGGGCGATATTGAGTTATAGGACTTTCTATTCTGGACATTAGGATTCGGTTATATTGTTGGGCCGAGGCCCAATTGTGGTTAATCAAGAAACGAAGAAGGACTGACTGAGATGGGTTAAGTCGTTTTAATTCGGTATAAAAATGGAAAATAGTAAGTGGAGTAGTGGTTAAGGGCATGAGTTTTAAgcgggaggtctcaagttcgagcccgggcaagggcattTATTTTTTTTGGAGCTTATTATTGTGAGGTAGTCATcattcttattgttattatcattattattattatttttgttattattattattattaattattgttattgttaattgttattattactaatattagtaatatgttttgtagaataattaaaagtattattattattattattattattattattattattattattattattattattattattattattagggttattactagtataactattattattattaacatgattaggattattattattatcattaatatgaaaataataaaaatttattattattttctttaaaattagtattagcatcatttttataatcattagtattattattattaatattattaacataagtatccttataaacaatatttattattattagtattatcattattaataaagttattattattattattagtaactcattattatcaaaactatcatttttaacatataaatattttgtacataaaatatacttattacatatactataattaaaataatatctcatataactatatatcaaacatattaacatttttttatatataaatacttacatataacaaactgttgactttaattatatatatatatatatatatatatatatatatatatatatatatatatatatatatatatatatatatatatatatatatatatatatatatatatatatatatatatatatatatatatatatatatatatatatataactaaatgtatagatattaatcaccctaaatatatatacaaaataaatatatataacatgtaattaaagatataatataagtatatgttttaaatggaaattagtaaaaattctatataactataaatatataaataatatatatattaataaatgaaattatgtgatatccactatatgtgttaatagatatataattgatataggttcatgaatccgaggctaaccctgcattgttcagttccgtcgtatgcatactcttactacaaaatatcgtatagtgagtttcatttgctccctttctaaatgcttttgcaatatatatatatttttgggactgagaatacatgcgcttttataaatgtttgacgaaatagacacaagtaattgaaactacattctatggttgaatgatcgaaatcgaatatgccccttttagcttggtagcctaagaattagcgaactggcccctaattgacgcgaatcctaaagatagatctatcgggcccaacaagccccatccaaagtaccggatactttagtacttcgaaatttatcatttctgaagggagtcccggaatgatggggatattctatatgcatcttgttaatgttggttaccaggtgttcaatccatatgaatgattttatagcagtgagcagacctgcacagattgattatgaaaaatgaaaatcttgtggtctattgaagttattgaaatgattattatgataaactaatgaactcaccaaccttttggttgacactttaaagcatgtttattctcaggtatgaaagaaatcttccgctgtgcatttgctcattttaaagatattacatggagtcgttcatggcatacttaggacggtacctcgcaatgggaccaaatgttgatgacttcgtctagatggattaggacggggtatgatagttggtatcagagcggtggtcttag of the Rutidosis leptorrhynchoides isolate AG116_Rl617_1_P2 chromosome 5, CSIRO_AGI_Rlap_v1, whole genome shotgun sequence genome contains:
- the LOC139849831 gene encoding uncharacterized protein is translated as MEELPLFLWAHRTTPKRSNGETPYSLVYGTEAVLPAEIHVLTNRTTNLKENNENLHLNLDLVEERREDALIREAAYKKTIEKYYNKRVKPSVYKVEDYVLRVNSTSKVEYEGKMGPTWEGPYVISEAFGNGSYKLETTKGK
- the LOC139849832 gene encoding uncharacterized protein, producing MEYLELGILPEDKKEAQKIRIKAPSYKIMNGALYRKSFLTPWLRCVGPNQASMIIREMHEGICGLHSGQRSIVAKILRMGYYWPIMHEDTVTLLRTCEPCQIHAKVQKQPKQELISVLSAWPFSKWGIDIFGIPQEIVSDNGKQFAEGIFPGFCERLQIKQTFTSVYHPQGNRQVEVTNRDILKGLEKRLGKCH